From Choloepus didactylus isolate mChoDid1 chromosome 19, mChoDid1.pri, whole genome shotgun sequence:
GTGCGTTGGCGACGATATCGCCTGGATGAGATTTGACGAGCAAGGTGACTCTTCTTGGCCTGGCTGCTGAAAATAGTTGGACCGAAATGAATTTTTGGCCCACAAAACATGCCGATTTCTTCTGTGTCCACAGTGTGAGGATGatttttcaattcagttattCGGATTTTCCGAATCCTTTGAAATATGTATTCTGTAAACATGCTTTCACATAATATTGAATCTGGATTCAAATGGGGCCATATGCTGCTTTTCATTTACATAcataaatttgttaaaattgtaTTGGTAGAAAACTAATGAGGATGAAAAGGGTTGTAAAAGTCTCAAAATTTAATATAATGCTTTGgtgaaaaaagataaatgtataTTCTAGGGAGGGGGGAAAAGGTTTTGAGAACTTGGTATAAAAAAAGCTCAGCAAGATATAAGAATGCATGTCTTGCTTTGCTAAACATTCACTTCTACATCTCTGGCTTGTAACTTTCCAGGTAACTTAAGGGCCATCAACCCAGAAAACGGATTCTTTGGCGTTGCCCCTGGGACCTCTGTGAAGACAAACCCCAACGCCATCAAGACCATCCGGAAGAACACGATCTTCACCAACGTGGCCGAGACCAGTGACGGGGGTGTTTACTGGGAGGGCATTGAGGAGCCTCTGGCTGCAGGCGTCACACTCACCTCATGGAAGAACAGGGAGTGGCGTCCTGGGGATGGTGAGGCTCCCTCCGGAGGCCGTGGGCTGTAGCTGCAGGTGCCACCTGCTCGGGCCAGGCCCCAAGTGGCCTCTTGCTCTCCTGTTTCAGGGGAACCTTGCGCCCACCCCAACTCGCGATTCTGCACCCCTGCCAGCCAGTGCCCCATCATCGACCCTGCATGGGAGTCTCCGGAAGGTGTCCCCATCGAGGGCATCATCTTTGGAGGCCGCAGACCTGCTGGTGAGTGTCTCCTTCACTCAGGCTGAGAACACAGTGTGTCAGCCACGGAGGGGCTCCCGTGAaatctttccttttctgtgaccAATGACCTGGTCTGAGGGTGTCAGAGATCAAGAGCTTCCTTTCCAAAACCCAGGATGATTGGAAAGCTCAAGTATGGGAGCAGCCCTCTGGTCGCCTAGAACCTTTCTGGTCCTTGATCTTATGTAACTCAACTGAGTTTGTTTTTCTTGACATGGCCACAGTGGGGCAATTTTGACTCAGTGGTTTTCTGCACTTGAGCTTTGTGAATGCAAAATTAGCTGAGTGAGAAAGACATTGTTTTGCTGTTTTGTCTTTCCAACCTGTAAGATGACGTTGCCAGCCTGCAAGTCCGCATGTCAAAGCCTTTAAGAGCTATTTCTTTGTTCCTGTTGCAGGTGTCCCTCTAGTCTATGAAGCTCTCAACTGGCAGCATGGAGTATTTGTGGGGGCAGCCATGAGGTCAGAGGCCACAGCAGCTGCTGAGCACAAAGGTAAATCAAAGTCAGGGTTTGAAACTACCAAGAAGGGTGATTAGGgctctctctttgtgtttggagagaatgagaaagaaagaacaccAAGCTTGCTGATCTCAACAATAAATGGTGGTCAGTATTGTCCTTAGCAGGATGTCATTTACCAATGGAGTGCCCTGCTCTGTTTAATAGGCAAAGTCATCATGCACGACCCCTTTGCCATGAGGCCCTTCTTTGGCTACAACTTTGGTAAATACCTGGCCCACTGGCTCAGCATGGTCCAGCGCCCAGCAGCCAAGCTGCCCAAGATCTTCCATGTCAACTGGTTCCGGAAGGACAAGGAAGGCAAATTCCTCTGGCCAGGCTTTGGAGAGAACTCCCGGGTGCTGGAGTGGATGTTCAACCGAATCAACGGGGAGGACTGTGCCCGGCTCACGCCCATCGGCTACATCCCTGCGGAGGGGGCCTTGAATCTGGAAGGCCTGGGCAGCATTGACACGGAGGAACTCTTCAGCATCTCCAAGGAGTTCTGGGAGCAGGAGGTGGAGGAGATCCACAAGTACCTGGAGGAGCAAGTCAACACTGACCTCCCCCATGAGATTGAGAGAGAGGTCCTCGCCCTGAAGCGAAGACTAAGCCAGATGTAATCAGAACCTGAGACCCTCACCTTTAAAATCATCCCCCTTCCATTTAGTAAGCTGCTCTGGGACCAAGAGAAGGTGGGGTTTCCTCAACTGCCGCCATCCACAGCGTGAAAATGACCACGCCGATGTTCACACCCAAAAGGCACACTTTAATCATTCAAACAAGAACCACGGACTGGGAGGGGAAATCTTAGCCTGTCCCCAGCTCTCCCTAGCCAATGCATAGTTTGGTCAACGTTAAGGACACTCagacttttttgtctttctgttttttctttccactttagCTGTATCAGTTAGCTGGAATGCACAGAAAAAATACTTGAGCtctatatgtctgtgtgtgtggcatatttgtgtgtgtgtccatatGTGCTATTATCTAAAATATATTGAATACCTTTGGAAAAATCTCGGGAAAGATTACCTACTAGTTGTTCCTAGAAAGAAACTGTACTTTATTACTAATGCATGTTGTTAAGTTAtttttatataccacagttccttacctttgtataatttcaaattgTTCCCTTACTGCTTCttgtaaaattacaaaataaaattttatagaaaaaatggATTTGCTTTGCTTGTTTTTTCTCATTTGGACCATCCAGAGGAGAGGACATGTCAGATTGGGCATGTCGCGCTCTACAGTTCTGTCGATGACCCTGGGGCCGTTCGGGGTCCCCCGTGCACAGGGGGTGGGTCGAACGGATGGAGAGAGCAGGAGGGAGCCTGATGGTGGGCACCGGAGCAGAGACAGCGGGAGCTGGAGGCCACAGGATGCAGGCTCTGATCAGTGTCGACAGAACCGAAAATGGTGGGCTTTTGTATCTGGAGCAGGGATGAGTAAACATGTGCTTTTCGACAGAGATATGGGTCTGGGACTTCTGCCATTCACAAGAATATGAGGTGTAGAGTTTCACGGGCTTTTGTCCATCATCTCTTTCTTGAGCAAAACTTTGCTCAACTGTCATCCCTAGGGAGACATCCCGAGGAGAGTGTTCTTCTGAAGGTAGGGCCACAGGGGTCACACTGGCACAAGCATTAATTGAGCTCCTTCTGTATACCAAGCATCCTTTTAGGTTGTTTTGGGAGGCTACAGGTGTGGCTTGGCCCCAGCTAGGCCTCAAGCCCTCACCTGGTCTCCTCTGCTGCCAACATTTATTGGGTGTTCCGGAACAATCCAAACAAACCATAAACTTTATACTGCACATTCATTCTGCAGATAAATGCTACTTTCCTCAAGTTGTACTTTCATCCCTGGGCCCAGGCTGTTAAATTGGCTTTTGCCTTTACCGCACCCAGGTGAGCAGGCTTGTTCTCAACGCTCATCAGGACACCTCAGGCTTCCGGCTCTCACAGCTCACAAACTCTCGTTCCCCTAAACCCCTTTGTTCCTTACAGCAGCTCCGTGTGGAGGGTGAAGCCGAGACCACCCTCCCCCTCAATTTGATAGGTGGGGGGCCAAGGCCAGAGAGCCCCACAGGGCCGGGAATTAGCAGCTgtagttttttccccttcagggaGCTGAGAGTCTGACCCAGCTCTCCAGAGAAACCAGCACATTCTAACTCTAAAACCactgatgggggaaaaaaacatttgatgGAATTAAATGCTGTCTGCTGTATTAATTTAAATCAGCAGCTTTCAAACTTGTTTGTTCTTTCAGACGCAAAATACTTTCTTGCCGTGTATTCTGACTCACAAACATGCCTAAAAGAGACGAAGCAGGAGCCCCTCTGCTGGGGGTGGCGGGTGTCAGGACCCAGGCCTCCAGCCTCCATTTCTCCACTCCCCGATGGCCTTGGGGGCAGTTCCCTGGTCCCCAGAGAGGGGCTGCCTGAGTGTCGTTTGTGCATCCTTGTTAAAATGCATGCCCTTTGCCCCGGAGGACTAGGCCAGGCCTTCAGTGGTTTTGAGTCTCTTTGCAAAGGTGGTCATCTCATGGGCTTCCTGAAGTGCCTACCCCAGCCCAGTATCACCCCCAGCCCAGTATGACCATGTTGCTACCAGGCCCTGGAAGCCTGGGGGACAGCCTAGAGGAGCTGACTTACACCAAATGAGTTTTCAAGGGCCTCCAAGGGACTCAACATTTACTCTTGGTCCTGACTTAGTTTCCCCAAACTGTGCCTCCTGAGTGTTCCATCTGTTTCCAAGCCCTGGTTTCTGTGCCAGGACCTCTGGCTACAGCAGTGAGGATACTATGACTTCACTCCCCAGCATTATCTTGTCCTGCCTCGGACCCTGCAAGTCAGGAACACACCCAGCCCAGCCCGCCTTGCTGGTGGCCACACAGGCTCTGAGAAGGCGAGAGGCTTGTCCTTCCAGGAGGTGGGGCTGGAGCGAGAATGGAGGCCCAGAGTCTCCTGATTCCAGCTCAGCCCTCCCCTCTTCTCCACACGGCCCCCAAACCAACACAGGGACTGACGTCTTCTATTGGGATCCCACGTAGGAGCTGCCCCCTGACCTTGATGAGTTCCTGGAGCCATGTTGACACCTGGGCTAAAGACCAGGGCACAGTAGGCATACAACAAATATTGCATCAGGACGACAGGGCAGCCAGTGGGAACGTGGCAGGGAGGCAGGCTGGAGGTGGGATGGGTGATGGTACAGGGGTGCCAGGGCCCATGGACTCTTGGTCTTCTCTCCCAACTCTGGGGGCCCACACTAACCCCAGAGCCAGGTCTGCCCCCCTGCCCCTCTAGCCCCCACATGGCATGTTATTTCCAGTCCCTGGACCCACCTGCCTGCCAGAGGACTCTGGGCCAGGGCAGAGCCTCTGCTTTGTCCTTGCCCTTGGCAGTTGCACTAAGAGGGTACCCGTGAGACCATCTAGGGGCAAGGGCTGCTCACCCACCTCCCCCTTctgccctccttcctttccctaaTTGAGTGACCTTGTCTGGCTGAGCCTTGATTTCCTTGTCTGTGCAGCAGAGATAATGCCACCCCCCCACTGGGGTCCAGTGGGGATAAAAGGAGGCAGCCCAGCTCAGCGTGGACCCTGGAGTCAGGGGTCCCAGTGTGAGTCACGGCTCTTCCCCTCACCAGCCATGTGATCTTAGGCGATTGCCTGACGCCCGGAGCCCCAGCTTCCTCAactgtgaaatggggacaataattgTACCTTTGGCCGGGAGTTGAAGAGATAGAATGAAATGACACAGTTAAGGGCCTTAGCACAACACCGTGGGTGCCGCCGGGCAGCTCTGCTCGGTTTTGTTTTTCCCCTCCCAGGCAGCCATCCCACGATGACCAGCTCCGACTCTGGGGTGGGA
This genomic window contains:
- the PCK1 gene encoding phosphoenolpyruvate carboxykinase, cytosolic [GTP], which translates into the protein MPPQLPNGLNFSAIVVQGSLDDLAQAVREFVESSAKLCQPDLIHICDGSEGENQRLLEDMEAQGMTKRLRKYDNCWLALTDPRDVARIESKTVIVTHEQRDTVPIPKVGLSQLGHWMSEEDFEKAFNARFPGCMKGRTMYVIPFSMGPLGSPLSKIGVELTDSPYVVASMRIMTRMGTPVLEALGDKEFIKCLHSVGCPLPLQKPLVNSWPCNPDLTLIAHLPDRREVISFGSGYGGNSLLGKKCFALRIASRLAKEEGWLAEHMLILGITNPEGEKKYLAAAFPSACGKTNLAMMTPTLPGWKIECVGDDIAWMRFDEQGNLRAINPENGFFGVAPGTSVKTNPNAIKTIRKNTIFTNVAETSDGGVYWEGIEEPLAAGVTLTSWKNREWRPGDGEPCAHPNSRFCTPASQCPIIDPAWESPEGVPIEGIIFGGRRPAGVPLVYEALNWQHGVFVGAAMRSEATAAAEHKGKVIMHDPFAMRPFFGYNFGKYLAHWLSMVQRPAAKLPKIFHVNWFRKDKEGKFLWPGFGENSRVLEWMFNRINGEDCARLTPIGYIPAEGALNLEGLGSIDTEELFSISKEFWEQEVEEIHKYLEEQVNTDLPHEIEREVLALKRRLSQM